One window of Ailuropoda melanoleuca isolate Jingjing chromosome 3, ASM200744v2, whole genome shotgun sequence genomic DNA carries:
- the CAMLG gene encoding calcium signal-modulating cyclophilin ligand isoform X2, whose amino-acid sequence MEPVTVAPDSGDRPGAPATSGLSASQRRAELRRRKLLMNSEQRINRIMGFHRPASGTEEEGQTKSKQQDSDKLNSLTIPSVSKRVVLGDSLSTGTTDQQSGVAEVKGTQLGDKLDSFIKPPECSNDVNLELRQRNRGDLTADTVQRGSRHGLEQYLSRFEEAMKLRKQLISEKPNQEDGNTTEEFDSFRIFRLVGCALLAFGVRAFVCKYLGEKKIKTTVLTAALLLSGIPAEVINRSMDTYSKMGEVFTDLCVYFFTFIFCHELLNYWGSEVP is encoded by the exons ATGGAGCCGGTGACCGTCGCGCCTGACAGCGGCGACCGGCCGGGGGCTCCGGCAACCTCAGGCCTGTCGGCTTCCCAGCGTCGGGCCGAGCTGCGGCGGAGGAAGCTGCTTATGAACTCGGAACAGCGCATCAACCGGATCATGGGCTTTCACAGGCCCGCGAGTGGCACGG AAGAAGAAGGTCAAACAAAATCAAAGCAGCAGGACAGTGACAAGCTGAACTCCCTCACCATTCCTTCAGTTTCAAAGCGAGTAGTGCTGGGCGATTCACTCAGTACAGGAACAACTGACCAGCAAAGTGGTGTGGCCGAGGTAAAGGGGACTCAGCTGGGAGACAAATTGGACTCTTTCATTAAACCCCCTGAGTGCAGTAATGATGTAAACCTTGAGCTCCGGCAGCGGAACAGAGGGGACCTGACAGCAGACACTGTCCAGAGGGGTTCTCGCCATGGCCTTGAGCAATACCTCTCCAGATTTGAAGAAGCAATGAAGCTACGGAAACAGCTGATTAGTGAAAAACCCAATCAAGAAGATGGAAATACGACAGAAGAATTTGACTCTTTTCGAATATTTAGATTGGTGGGATGTGCgcttcttgcctttggagtcagagcTTTTGTTTGCAAATACTTG GGTGAAAAGAAGATAAAGACAACCGTACTAACAGCTGCCCTTCTATTATCTGGAATTCCTGCTGAAGTGATAAATCGATCGATGGATACCTATAGCAAAATGGGCGAAGTTTTCACAGATCTCTGTGTCtactttttcacttttatcttttGTCACGAACTCCTTAATTACTGGGGCTCTGAAGTACCGTAA
- the CAMLG gene encoding calcium signal-modulating cyclophilin ligand isoform X1, translated as MEPVTVAPDSGDRPGAPATSGLSASQRRAELRRRKLLMNSEQRINRIMGFHRPASGTEEEGQTKSKQQDSDKLNSLTIPSVSKRVVLGDSLSTGTTDQQSGVAEVKGTQLGDKLDSFIKPPECSNDVNLELRQRNRGDLTADTVQRGSRHGLEQYLSRFEEAMKLRKQLISEKPNQEDGNTTEEFDSFRIFRLVGCALLAFGVRAFVCKYLSIFAPFLTLQLAYMGLYKYFPKGEKKIKTTVLTAALLLSGIPAEVINRSMDTYSKMGEVFTDLCVYFFTFIFCHELLNYWGSEVP; from the exons ATGGAGCCGGTGACCGTCGCGCCTGACAGCGGCGACCGGCCGGGGGCTCCGGCAACCTCAGGCCTGTCGGCTTCCCAGCGTCGGGCCGAGCTGCGGCGGAGGAAGCTGCTTATGAACTCGGAACAGCGCATCAACCGGATCATGGGCTTTCACAGGCCCGCGAGTGGCACGG AAGAAGAAGGTCAAACAAAATCAAAGCAGCAGGACAGTGACAAGCTGAACTCCCTCACCATTCCTTCAGTTTCAAAGCGAGTAGTGCTGGGCGATTCACTCAGTACAGGAACAACTGACCAGCAAAGTGGTGTGGCCGAGGTAAAGGGGACTCAGCTGGGAGACAAATTGGACTCTTTCATTAAACCCCCTGAGTGCAGTAATGATGTAAACCTTGAGCTCCGGCAGCGGAACAGAGGGGACCTGACAGCAGACACTGTCCAGAGGGGTTCTCGCCATGGCCTTGAGCAATACCTCTCCAGATTTGAAGAAGCAATGAAGCTACGGAAACAGCTGATTAGTGAAAAACCCAATCAAGAAGATGGAAATACGACAGAAGAATTTGACTCTTTTCGAATATTTAGATTGGTGGGATGTGCgcttcttgcctttggagtcagagcTTTTGTTTGCAAATACTTG TCCATATTTGCTCCGTTTCTTACTTTACAACTTGCGTACATGGGactatacaaatattttcccaag GGTGAAAAGAAGATAAAGACAACCGTACTAACAGCTGCCCTTCTATTATCTGGAATTCCTGCTGAAGTGATAAATCGATCGATGGATACCTATAGCAAAATGGGCGAAGTTTTCACAGATCTCTGTGTCtactttttcacttttatcttttGTCACGAACTCCTTAATTACTGGGGCTCTGAAGTACCGTAA